In Williamsia phyllosphaerae, the DNA window CCGGGGCCGGACTCGAGGAGTTGTTCGACCGCGTTCGTGACGTGGTCGGTCGCGATGACGTCGAGCTGTCCGTCGAGGTGCCGTACTCACGCGGGGATCTGGTGTCGCGCATCCACGCCCAGGGTGACGTGTTGTCCACCGAACACCGGACCGAGGGGACGTTCATGCGCGTCAAGGTGCCCGCGGCACTGGCCGGGGAGCTGGCCGGACTCGCGCACAGCGGCTGACCGAGGGCGCCGAGACCGCAGGCGCCACCACAGCGACGAACGCCCCGGGGACATCGTCCCCGGGGCGTTCGTCGTGCTCGATCAATGCCTACTCGGCGTCGAGATCCTTCGCGACGAGACCCGCGATGGAGTCCAAGGTCTCCTGATCGTCGGCGCTGACCACGACCGCGGTGCCCTTCTCGGCACCGAGGGTCATGATCATCAGGGCCGAACCGGCGTCGACCGGCTCGCCGCCCTCGACGGCGAGGGTGACCGCTGATCCGGCGGCGGCGACCGCCTCGGCGATGATGGTCGCCGGTCGGGCGTGCAGGCCGACCGCGGATCCGACGGCGATGGTGGTGCTGGGCATATCAATTCCTCCTGGTTGTGGGGTCTGGTGGTACGAGCTTGATCAGGCTGCGACCGGCTGGGCCGCGACGGTCGCCGAGGTGGCGACGACGGGCTTGCTGCGCAGCTGCTTGGCGGCGACCACCAGAACCGCTCCGACCACTGTGCCCGCCGCGAGCGCGATCAGGAAGCCCAACACGTTGGTCATCGCGAAGAACACGAAGATGCCGCCGTGCGGGGCGCGCAGCCCCACGTCGAAGGCCATCGTCAGGGCGCCGGTCACGGCGCCGCCGGCCATCATCGAGGGGATGACCCGCAGGGGGTCGGCCGCCGCGAACGGGATGGCGCCCTCGGAGATGAACGACGCTCCCAGCAGCCAGGCCGCCTTGCCGTTCTCCCGCTCGGGCTCGGTGAAGAGCTTCGGGCGGATGGTGGTGGCCAGGGCCATCGCCAGCGGTGGGACCATGCCCGCGCACATCACGGTGGCCATGATGCGCAGGTCCGCGGACCCGCCGATCGCCAGTCCCTGGACCGCGAAGGCGTAGGCCGCCTTGTTGACCGGGCCGCCGAGGTCGAAGCACATCATCAGGCCGAGGATGACGCCGAGGATGATCACCGAACTGCCCGACATCGACGACAGGGCGTCCTGCAGCGAGGTGGTGATCCACTTGAGGGGACGACCGAGCACCATGAGCATCAATGCGCCGGTGATGAGGGTGGCCAGCAGCGGGATGATCACCACCGGCATCAGGCCACGTGCCCACTGCGGGAGCGGGATACGGCTGATCCAGAGGGCGACGAAACCGGCGATCAGACCACCGACGAGGCCGCCGATGAAGCCCGCGCCCACAACCGAGGCGATGTAGCCGGCGGTGAAACCGGGAGCCAGACCGGGCCGGTCGGCGATCGCGAAGGCGATGTAGCCGGCGAGGGCGGGAACCAGGAAGAAGAAGGCGAGCGAACCGATCTCGAAGAACACGCCACCGAGGTATTGCATGAAGCCGCCCGAGGGCAGATTGGTCAGGCTGTTGGTGAGCGCGATGGTGGCGCCGAGCGGGTCGGTGGCGCCGTTGGGCTTGAGCGCCATCTCGTAGCCGCCGAACAGGAAGCCCAGCGCGATCAGCAGACCGCCCGCCGCGACGAACGGGATCATGTAGCTGACGCCGGTCAGCAGGATCTGCCGTGTCCGGACGCCCCAGCCGAGCTCGCTCGAGCCCGACGACGCGTCGGTCGCCGTCGACGCCGATCCGCCGACCTTCTTGGCGTTCGGGTTCTTCGACGCCGCAACGGCTTCGGAGATCATCACGTCCGGCTCGTTGATGGCGCGCTTGGTGCCCGACTCGATCACGGGCTTGCCCGCGAACCGCTCGCGGCCCTTGACGCCCACGTCGGTGGCGAAGATGACCGCACCCGCCCGGGCGATGACGGCCGGATCGATCGGGGTGGTCTTCGACGATCCCTGGGTCTCGACGACGAAATCGACATCGGCGCGCTCGGCGGCGTAGGTGAGCGAGTCCGCGGCCATGTAGGTGTGCGCGATCCCGGTGGGGCAGGCGGTGATCGCCACCACGGTCGGACGCTCGGCGGCCGTCGTGTCCGCGACCGGCGGCGGGGTCACCGCGTCGGTGGTGGCCGCGGGTGCGCTGGGCGCTGCCGGAGCCGGTGAGACGACGCCCTGCACCAGTTCGACGATGGTCGCCGCGTCCTTCGCCGAGCGCAACTGCGCGACGAAGTCGGGGCGGACCAGCGCGCGGGCCAGGGAGCTGAGCAGCTTCATGTGCTCGGAGCCGCCGGATGCCGGTGCGGCGATGAGGAAGACGATGTCGGCCGGTGCGTCCTTGGCGCCGAAGTCGACCTTGGGGGACAGGCGCGCGAAGGCGAGGCTGGCGCGCTGGGCGGCCTCGGCACGGCAATGCGGGATCGCGATCCCACCGGGGAGTCCGGTGGCCGACTGCGCCTCGCGGGCCATCGCGGGTGTGACGAGACCCTCGACGTCGGTGGCCCGACCCGCGGCGACGAGCCGCTGGGCGAGGTAGGTGATGACGGCCTGGTTGTCGCGGCCGGCGTCGACGTCGAGTGCGACCGTGTCGACCTCGATGATCTGGGTGGGATCCGGATCCTGCGCACCCCCGTGCGCGGTGCCGGCGGTATGTGTATCGGACATCGTTGTGCCTTTTTTCGATGGATGGATGACGCTGTGGAGAGTTCTGGGTGGGGAAGACGAGCGCGGGTGGCGCTCAGACCGCGTGGGTCGCGACCTCGCTCACGTGCACCGCGGCGAGTGCGAGGTCCGAGGGAGTCGGTGGTTGCGTCCCGGCCAGCGCCGCTGCGGCCGATCCGTAGGCGACCGCGCGGCGCAGACGCTCCGCCGGTGTCGCCTCGTCGAGGGTGGCGAGCAGGTAGCCCGCCAGGGTTGCGTCGCCCGCGCCGACCGTGCTGACCGGGACGATGGGGGGTGGCGTCGCGAGCCACCCGCCCTCGGCGGTCACCAGCAGCGCACCGGCGGCGCCGAGCGTCGCCAGCACCGCGCACCCGGCGAGCTGCTGCAGGGAGCGGGCGGTGTCGAGTGTGGGCCCGAAGTCGCCGGCATCCGCGGACCGTTCCAGCAGATCGAGGTCGGCGCCGGTCATCTCGCACAGCTCCTCGACGTTGGGCTTGATCACGTCGACGGCCACATCGGGCATCGCGGCGCGGATCGCGGTCAGCGGGGCGCCGGAGGTGTCCACGGCCACCCGGCAGCTCAACGGTGCGAGCAGGGACGCCAGGTCCGCATACCAGGAGTCGGGCACGCCCGGCGGCAGGGATCCGCACAGGGCCACCCAGGTCGCCGTGGCGGCCGATTCGACGATCAGCGCGGTCAGCGCAGACAGATCGGCGGGGCTCATCGGGTTGCCGGGCAGGTTGAGCTTGGTGGTGGTGCCGTCCGGCTCGGTGACGGTGAGGTTGCTGCGCACATCGGCGGTGACGTCGACGGTGCGGTAACGCAGTCCGACGGCGTCGAGTCCGGTCAGCAGGGGGTCGCCGGAACGGGCGGGCAACAGCGCGGTGGTGGGCATCCCGGCCATCTGCACGGCGCGGGAGACGTTGACGCCCTTGCCGCCGGGCTCGGCGCGCGAGGCGAGCGCGCGGGTGACCGATCCGCGGACCAGTGGCCCGGGCAGGGTGACGGTGCGGTCGACACTCGGGTTGGCGGTGACGGTGACGATCATGCGATCACCACCTCCACCCCGCGCGCGGAGAGCCGCGCGGAGAAGCCGGCGTCGATGCCGCCGTCGGTGATCAACACGTCGATGCGGGACAGATCGGCGAAACCGGTCATGTCTTCCTTTCCGAGCTTCGAGGAATCCGCCAGGACGACAACGCGATTGGCGGCACTGATCATGGCCGACTTCATCGCGCCCTCGTCGGGGTCCGGCGTGGACAGTCCGTGGCGTTCGGTGATCCCGTTGGTGCCGATGAACGCGACATCGACCCGGTAGTTGGACAGGGCCGCGATCGGCGCGGCCCCGACGGAGGCCTGGGTGAGACCGCGGATGCGGCCACCGAGGAAGTGCAGGTGCGCGCTCGGGTGGTCGGCGACGGTCGACGCCACGGGCAGCGAGTTGGTGAACACGGTGATGGTCCGGTCGCGGGGGAGGCAGGCCGCGGCCTGGATGGTGGTGGTACCGGCGTCGATGACGAGGCTGCCTCCCTCGGAGGGGACGAAGCGGCAGGCCGCCATGCCGATGCGGATCTTCTCGTCCGGACGAGCGGTCGCGCGCTCGGCGACGCCGAGCTCGGTCACCCGCACCGCGTCGACGGGTACCGCGCCACCGTGTACCCGTCGGAGGAACCCGGCGCGTTCGAGGAAGGCGAGGTCGCGACGCACGGTCTCGCTGGTGACGTCGAACTCCTCGGCCAGCGCGGCCACCGACGCGCGACCGTGCTGGTGCACCTGGTCTGCGATGGCCTGCTGGCGCTCTTCGGCGTACATGGGAGAACGTCCCCGTTTCGGTTGGAATGTGTTGCTTTTGATGTTGATATGAGTCTGTTTACGCCCGGATGTGTTGACAAGTCAAGCTTTTCTTGTAATTTGGATCACATGCCACCGCAGAATGACGTTCAGCTCGCTCACCGCACCCCGTCGACGGACACGTCGTCCGAGTCGACGTCCGTGCTGTCCGGGACCCCGGTCGTCGCCGGCGTCGCCTACGCGCCGGTGATGTGGCCCGGCCCGCGACCCGAACTGCCCGGTCCGGGCGAGCCGCCCGCCGACGTCGAGGCCGAGTGCGACCGCTTCGCCGCGGCGACGGTGATCGTGGCCGATCGACTGCGGGTGCGGGCCTCGGCCGGTACCGGCGTCGCCTCGGAGGTGTTGTCGGCGACCGCCGCACTCGCCGAGGACCGCGGCTGGGTCGGCGCCGCGCAGAAGCTGATCCGGGCCGGCTCGCCCGCCCCGAACGCGGCGGTCGACGCCACCGAGCAGTTCGCCGCGGTCTTCACCAAGCTCGGCGGATTGATGGCCGAGCGCGTCACCGACCTCATGGACGTCCGCGACCGCGTGCTCGCCGAACTCGCCGGTGATCCCGAGCCCGGGCTGGCACAACCGACGTCGGAGGTGATCCTCTTCGCCGACGATCTCGCCCCCGCCGACACCTCCGGCCTCGACCCGTCGATGGTGCGGGGCCTGGCCACCCGTTTCGGTGGACCCACCAGCCACACCGCGATCATCGCCCGTCAGCTGGGCATCCCGTGTGTGGTCGCCGTCGCCGATCTCACGGCGGTGCCCGCGGGTACCCCGGTGATGCTCGACGGCACCGCCGGCACGGTGACCCTCGGGTGTGACGCCGACGACGCACGCGCGCAGGTCGCCGAGTCACTCCGGCAGTCCGAACTGGTGTCGCGATGGACCGGCCCCGGACGGACCGCCGACGGCGTCGAGGTCTCGATCCTCGCCAACGTCCAGGACGGCGCGTCGGCTCGCACCGCGACCGATTTCCCCGTGGCCGGCATCGGGCTGTTCCGTACCGAGCTCGCGTTCCTCGATCGCGCCGCGGAACCGACGGTCGCCGAACAGACCACCCTCTACCGGGAGGTCGTCGACGCCTTCGCCTCGGACTCGGGTGCCCACACCGCGAAGGTCGTCATCCGCACCCTGGACGCGGGCTCGGACAAGCCGTTGCTGTTCGCCGATCAGGGGACCGAGGCGAATCCTGCGCTCGGCGTCCGAGGTCTTCGCATCGCCTTCGCCGACCCCGGCCTGCTCGACCGTCAGCTCGACGCGATCGCGCTGGCCGCCCAGGCGACCGGGGGCTCACCCTGGGTGATGGCGCCGATGGTGGCGACCGCGGCCGAGGCGAGGGGCTTCGCGGCCAAGGTGCGTGAACGCGGTCTGACCGCGGGCGTGATGATCGAGATCCCCTCGGCGGCGCTGCTGGCGCCCGCGATCCTGGCCGAGGTGGACTTCGTGTCCATCGGCACCAACGACCTGACCCAGTACACGATGGCCGCCGACCGGATGTCGTCGGAGTTGGCCGGTCTGACCGACCCGTGGCAGCCCGCGGTCCTGACCCTCATCGACCGCGTCGCGTCCTCCGGTGCGCAGGTGGGCAAGTCGGTGGGGGTCTGCGGTGAGGCCGCCGCCGACCCGCTGCTGTCGTGTGTCCTGGTGGGCATGGGGGTCACCTCGCTCTCGAGCGCACCCGCCGCGGCCGCAGGGGTGGGCGCCGCCCTCGCCGACGTCACGCTCGCGCAGTGTCAGGCCGCCGCCCGCGCGGCCCTGGCCACGGCCGATCCGGCCGCTGCGCGTCTCGCGGCCGCAGAGGCGTTGCACGCCTGACGTTCTCGACGCGAACCGTGTGACATCGCCGGTCCCGGCTGCTGCGCTCACCGAGGCGCGAGGGGGATCTCGCCACATGGGCACTACAGTCGTGGGGCGAGTGCGAGGAGGATGTCGAGGTGGCCGAGGAGACAGGCCGGCGCTACGCCGGGCGGGACCCGGCGACTCGTCGTGCGGCGCGGCGTGACCAGTTGATGGCCGCCGGTCTCGAACTGTTCGCCACCCAGGGCTACACGCGGGTGTCGGTCAAGCAGGTGTGCGACTCCGCGAAGCTGACCCAGCGCTACTTCTACGAATCGTTCGTCGACCGCGAGGATCTCCTTCTCGGTGTGTACGACGCCGTCGTCGCCGAGACCCGCCATCAGGTCGATCGTGCGCTCGCCCAGAGTGCCACCGACGTGGTCGATCTCGCGCAGTCGGCCCTCGGGGCCTTCATCGGACACCTCACCGACGACCCGCGGCTCGCCCGCATCATGCTGCTCGAGGTCGTCGGGGTCAGCCCGCGACTCGAGGATCGCCGCTATCGCGTCATCCACGACTTCGCCGACCTCATCCTGGCCGCCGGGATGACGTCGTCGCAGATCGAGGACACCTCGGCGCCGGAGTTCCGCCTGGTGGCGGTCGGGCTCGTGGGTGCTGTCAACCAGTTGCTGGTCGACTGGGTCCTGGGCAACGGCTCGCACGATCCCGACGCGATCCTGTCGGTGTGCACCGGTCTGTTCGCCGCATCGTTCGAACGGTTCTACGACCGCGCCTGATCGGGGTCCGGTCGAACTCGACTGCGCGTCAGCGCAATCGACGGCCCGACCGCGTCTCGACCTGTCGGACGAGATCGATCAGCGTCGTATCGCGACGCAGTGAGCGGTCCAGCAACGGGTTGATGATGCCCCGCAGCGTCGCGACCGGGATCCAGCGGCGCGGGATCTGTACGCGCGCGGCACGTCGTTCGATGCCGGCGGCGACCGCACGCCCCACCCGCTCCGGGGCGATGGGGGTGCGCAGCGGGGCCGGGAACGCCCGGGCCACCAGTGCGGTCGCGAGGTCGTCCTTGCCGAAGGCGACGTCGGCGATCGGTGTCGCCACCCACCCCGGGTACAGGACGCCCGCGGAGGCGCCGTGTGCCGCCAGCTCGACGCGCAGCGCACGGCCGATCTGTTCGACCGCGGCCTTGGTCGCCGCGTAGGGCGCGTTGACCATGCCGTTGAGGTACGCGTACGTCGAGGACGTGATCAGCACGTGCCCCTGCGACTCGACGATGTGCGGGAGGGCGGCACGGACGGTGTTCCACACCCCGGCGAGGTTCACCGCGATCACGCGTTCGAAGGTGCCGTCGGCGACGCTGAGCACCGTGTCGGCGGACTCCCCGCTGGAGATGCCTGCGTTCGCGTGCACCACGTCGATGCGGCCGAAACGAGCGGCGGCGGTGTCCATCACGTGACGCAGATCGTCGGGGGAGGTGACGTCGGCCCGCAGGGCCAGCGTCCGTGCGGGGCCGAGTTCGCCGGCCACCGCATCGACCGAGGCCTGGTCCAGATCGACCAGGACGACGATCCCGCCCCGGGCGTGCAGTTCGCGCGCCACCGCCCGACCGATCCCGCCTGCGGCCCCGGTGATGACGACGACCGCACCGGACAGGTCGATCTTCTTCTCGCTCATGGGGTCATTGTGACACGCCGTCGGGTCAGATCGGCGGGTCGAGGTCGGCCGTGACGCCTCAGATGCGCCGCATGACGGTGACGACCTTGCCCAGGATCGCGGCCTCGTCACCGGGGATGGGGTCGAACAGCGGGTTGTGCGGCATCAGCCACACCGTGCCGTTCGTGCGTTTGAACGTCTTGACCGTGGCCTCACCGTCGATCATCGCGGCCACGATGTCGCCGTTGTCGGCGACGTTCTGCTGACGCACGACGACCCAGTCGCCGTCGCAGATGGCGGCGTCGATCATGGACTCACCCACCACCTTGAGCATGAACAGGGCGCCGTCTCCGACCAGCTCACGGGGGAGTGGGAACACCTCCTCGACGGCCTGCTCGGCGAGGATCGGACCACCCGCGGCGATCCGTCCGAGGACCGGCACGTAGGTCGGTGTCGGCAGGGCGTCGGTCTCCGGCGTGATGTCGGCGGGATCCTGGTCCTGGACGTTGACCGCGCGAGGGCGGTTGTGGTCGCGCTTGAGGAAGCCCTTGCGCTCGAGTGTGCGCAACTGGTGGGCGACCGACGACGTGGACGTGAGGCCGACGGCATCGCCGATCTCGCGGATGCTCGGTGGGTAACCGCGCTCGCGAACCGACGCGCGGATGACCTCGAGGACCTTCGCCTGCCGTGAGGTCAGATCGGCCTCACTGATGGGTCCCTCGGCGGCCTCGGTGGTGCTGACGGTGGTGTCGGACACGGTGTCCCTCCTGTCGCGGCCCGCCGTCGACGGGCCTGTGGGGCCTGTTCGAGAAGCGCGCGGACCTGCTGTCACCTGGGACAGTAGAGGACTTGATAACAACTTTCAAACATTTGTTCGATCGTGTCGGGACTTTGTCGGACCCCCGTGTTCTAATCGAACATACGTTCATTCGAACGTCTGGTCGATGAGGAGAACGTCATGAATCAGACTCTCACGCGTCACACGAGCACCACGGTCACTGCGCCGGTCCGTACGTCTGACACCGTCCGCCGAACCGCGGTGCACGGCGCTCCCGCGCGTCGTCGCGCCACCACCGGCGGTCTGCGCCCCGACGTCCGCCGTCCCGCGGGTCGCCGTCCGGAGGTCGCCCGCCCGCGGACCGGCGCGGCGTGCGGAGACGCCCGGCGGCAGGCCCCGCCGGCGCTGCGGCCCGCCCCGATCGGTTGGGCGGTAGCCGTCGTCGTGGGCATCGGGCTCGCGATCGTGATGTGGATGATGGTCGTCAGCGGTTCGGTGTTCGCCGACTCCACCGCGCCTGCGGTCAGTGGTACCGAGCTGGTGCACGTGCGCGGAGGCGAGTCACTGGGTGAGTTGGCCGGGCGGGTCGCGCCGGATCAGCCGATGTCGTCGGTCGTCGCCACCATCAAGGACCTCAATCACCTGAGCGGATCGGCGATCACCGCCGGCCAGCCGCTGCTCGCCCCGACCTACCTGCGCTGAGTCGTCCCGGTGATGTTCGAGGACAGTCGGCGGGTGCGTCGACCACCCGAGGTCACCGCGACCGTTCACGCCGTGTCCGGGCTCGGATACGCACCGGTATCCTGGTCACCAGGGGTTCGTCTCGGACTCCGCGTCGACGCCGAGGGTGTGCCCCCGTCGTCGCGCCCACGGATCCGGCTCGAGGACACACCGATGCATTGCCCCTTCTGCAAGAACGAGGACACCCGCGTGGTCGACTCGCGTGTTGCCGACGAGGGCCAGGCGATCCGCCGGCGCCGCTCCTGTTCGGAGTGTGGTCGCCGCTTCACGACGGTCGAGAGTGCGGTGCTCGCGGTGGTGAAGCGAAACGGCGTCACCGAACCCTTCAGTCGCGAGAAGGTCATGCTGGGCGTTCGACGGGCGTGCCAGGGCCGTCAGGTCGACGAGGACAGTCTGAGACAACTCGCCCAGCAGGTCGAGGACTCGGTGCGGGCGTCGGGATCGGCCGAGATCCCCAGCAACGAGGTGGGTTTGGCGATCCTGCAGCCCCTTCGTGAACTGGACGAGGTCGCGTACCTTCGTTTCGCGTCGGTCTACCGTTCGTTCGAGTCGGTCGAGGACTTCCAGCGCGAGATCGACGATCTCCGTGCGCTCCCGTCACGCGCCGCGAACGCCCACGCGACGGCCGGTTCAGCCGCGGAGGGCGTCGATCGCCCGTAGTATCCGTTTCTCCGACACCGGGTATGCC includes these proteins:
- a CDS encoding HPr family phosphocarrier protein produces the protein MPSTTIAVGSAVGLHARPATIIAEAVAAAGSAVTLAVEGGEPVDAGSALMIMTLGAEKGTAVVVSADDQETLDSIAGLVAKDLDAE
- a CDS encoding PTS fructose transporter subunit IIABC, yielding MSDTHTAGTAHGGAQDPDPTQIIEVDTVALDVDAGRDNQAVITYLAQRLVAAGRATDVEGLVTPAMAREAQSATGLPGGIAIPHCRAEAAQRASLAFARLSPKVDFGAKDAPADIVFLIAAPASGGSEHMKLLSSLARALVRPDFVAQLRSAKDAATIVELVQGVVSPAPAAPSAPAATTDAVTPPPVADTTAAERPTVVAITACPTGIAHTYMAADSLTYAAERADVDFVVETQGSSKTTPIDPAVIARAGAVIFATDVGVKGRERFAGKPVIESGTKRAINEPDVMISEAVAASKNPNAKKVGGSASTATDASSGSSELGWGVRTRQILLTGVSYMIPFVAAGGLLIALGFLFGGYEMALKPNGATDPLGATIALTNSLTNLPSGGFMQYLGGVFFEIGSLAFFFLVPALAGYIAFAIADRPGLAPGFTAGYIASVVGAGFIGGLVGGLIAGFVALWISRIPLPQWARGLMPVVIIPLLATLITGALMLMVLGRPLKWITTSLQDALSSMSGSSVIILGVILGLMMCFDLGGPVNKAAYAFAVQGLAIGGSADLRIMATVMCAGMVPPLAMALATTIRPKLFTEPERENGKAAWLLGASFISEGAIPFAAADPLRVIPSMMAGGAVTGALTMAFDVGLRAPHGGIFVFFAMTNVLGFLIALAAGTVVGAVLVVAAKQLRSKPVVATSATVAAQPVAA
- a CDS encoding 1-phosphofructokinase family hexose kinase, with amino-acid sequence MIVTVTANPSVDRTVTLPGPLVRGSVTRALASRAEPGGKGVNVSRAVQMAGMPTTALLPARSGDPLLTGLDAVGLRYRTVDVTADVRSNLTVTEPDGTTTKLNLPGNPMSPADLSALTALIVESAATATWVALCGSLPPGVPDSWYADLASLLAPLSCRVAVDTSGAPLTAIRAAMPDVAVDVIKPNVEELCEMTGADLDLLERSADAGDFGPTLDTARSLQQLAGCAVLATLGAAGALLVTAEGGWLATPPPIVPVSTVGAGDATLAGYLLATLDEATPAERLRRAVAYGSAAAALAGTQPPTPSDLALAAVHVSEVATHAV
- a CDS encoding DeoR/GlpR family DNA-binding transcription regulator; the protein is MYAEERQQAIADQVHQHGRASVAALAEEFDVTSETVRRDLAFLERAGFLRRVHGGAVPVDAVRVTELGVAERATARPDEKIRIGMAACRFVPSEGGSLVIDAGTTTIQAAACLPRDRTITVFTNSLPVASTVADHPSAHLHFLGGRIRGLTQASVGAAPIAALSNYRVDVAFIGTNGITERHGLSTPDPDEGAMKSAMISAANRVVVLADSSKLGKEDMTGFADLSRIDVLITDGGIDAGFSARLSARGVEVVIA
- a CDS encoding phosphoenolpyruvate--protein phosphotransferase, with the protein product MPPQNDVQLAHRTPSTDTSSESTSVLSGTPVVAGVAYAPVMWPGPRPELPGPGEPPADVEAECDRFAAATVIVADRLRVRASAGTGVASEVLSATAALAEDRGWVGAAQKLIRAGSPAPNAAVDATEQFAAVFTKLGGLMAERVTDLMDVRDRVLAELAGDPEPGLAQPTSEVILFADDLAPADTSGLDPSMVRGLATRFGGPTSHTAIIARQLGIPCVVAVADLTAVPAGTPVMLDGTAGTVTLGCDADDARAQVAESLRQSELVSRWTGPGRTADGVEVSILANVQDGASARTATDFPVAGIGLFRTELAFLDRAAEPTVAEQTTLYREVVDAFASDSGAHTAKVVIRTLDAGSDKPLLFADQGTEANPALGVRGLRIAFADPGLLDRQLDAIALAAQATGGSPWVMAPMVATAAEARGFAAKVRERGLTAGVMIEIPSAALLAPAILAEVDFVSIGTNDLTQYTMAADRMSSELAGLTDPWQPAVLTLIDRVASSGAQVGKSVGVCGEAAADPLLSCVLVGMGVTSLSSAPAAAAGVGAALADVTLAQCQAAARAALATADPAAARLAAAEALHA
- a CDS encoding TetR/AcrR family transcriptional regulator, with amino-acid sequence MAEETGRRYAGRDPATRRAARRDQLMAAGLELFATQGYTRVSVKQVCDSAKLTQRYFYESFVDREDLLLGVYDAVVAETRHQVDRALAQSATDVVDLAQSALGAFIGHLTDDPRLARIMLLEVVGVSPRLEDRRYRVIHDFADLILAAGMTSSQIEDTSAPEFRLVAVGLVGAVNQLLVDWVLGNGSHDPDAILSVCTGLFAASFERFYDRA
- a CDS encoding SDR family NAD(P)-dependent oxidoreductase codes for the protein MSEKKIDLSGAVVVITGAAGGIGRAVARELHARGGIVVLVDLDQASVDAVAGELGPARTLALRADVTSPDDLRHVMDTAAARFGRIDVVHANAGISSGESADTVLSVADGTFERVIAVNLAGVWNTVRAALPHIVESQGHVLITSSTYAYLNGMVNAPYAATKAAVEQIGRALRVELAAHGASAGVLYPGWVATPIADVAFGKDDLATALVARAFPAPLRTPIAPERVGRAVAAGIERRAARVQIPRRWIPVATLRGIINPLLDRSLRRDTTLIDLVRQVETRSGRRLR
- the lexA gene encoding transcriptional repressor LexA; this translates as MSDTTVSTTEAAEGPISEADLTSRQAKVLEVIRASVRERGYPPSIREIGDAVGLTSTSSVAHQLRTLERKGFLKRDHNRPRAVNVQDQDPADITPETDALPTPTYVPVLGRIAAGGPILAEQAVEEVFPLPRELVGDGALFMLKVVGESMIDAAICDGDWVVVRQQNVADNGDIVAAMIDGEATVKTFKRTNGTVWLMPHNPLFDPIPGDEAAILGKVVTVMRRI
- a CDS encoding LysM peptidoglycan-binding domain-containing protein; the encoded protein is MNQTLTRHTSTTVTAPVRTSDTVRRTAVHGAPARRRATTGGLRPDVRRPAGRRPEVARPRTGAACGDARRQAPPALRPAPIGWAVAVVVGIGLAIVMWMMVVSGSVFADSTAPAVSGTELVHVRGGESLGELAGRVAPDQPMSSVVATIKDLNHLSGSAITAGQPLLAPTYLR
- the nrdR gene encoding transcriptional regulator NrdR yields the protein MHCPFCKNEDTRVVDSRVADEGQAIRRRRSCSECGRRFTTVESAVLAVVKRNGVTEPFSREKVMLGVRRACQGRQVDEDSLRQLAQQVEDSVRASGSAEIPSNEVGLAILQPLRELDEVAYLRFASVYRSFESVEDFQREIDDLRALPSRAANAHATAGSAAEGVDRP